In Malus sylvestris chromosome 16, drMalSylv7.2, whole genome shotgun sequence, the following are encoded in one genomic region:
- the LOC126609323 gene encoding uncharacterized protein LOC126609323: MSEREPGRFPSQSEANPRGKEQVNAIRTLRSGKPYDRREEIVEPNNQEVNDKAAAPVPSLPLATPIPAPRLTNYDPPMPFPQRFQRQRKDKNMLDILEQFKKVQINIPLLDAIAQIPSYAKFLKGLCTNKRKFTDHEQIELTNCSSEVLIMKMPPKLQDPGSFTIPCVIVTYPKGLVEDVLIKVDQFILPADFLVLDMKEDQNIPILLGRPFLATAGALIDVKAGTLKLRVQGESIEFKMFEALKLPADVEECSNIELIAPIVNANFLENVSADLLKTCIEYPEFNMKGEAAMDVIAALNSSPIHAPRWQQAWEPLGPALPHILPSIEQAPALELKLLPEHLKYVFLGESKTLPVIIAADLSNYEEEQLLQVLKEYKTVCLYHT, from the exons ATGAGTGAAAGAGAACCAGGGCGCTTTCCAAGTCAATCTGAAGCTAATCCAAGAGGCAAAGAGCAAGTTAATGCCATTAGAACATTGAGGAGTGGTAAACCTTATGATAGAAGGGAAGAAATCGTAGAACCAAATAATCAAGAAGTGAATGACAAAGCAGCAGCTCCAGTACCTTCTTTACCACTCGCTACTCCTATTCCTGCTCCAAGGTTGACGAATTATGATCCTCCTATGCCTTTCCCGCAGAGATTTCAGAGgcaaagaaaggacaagaatATGTTAGATATACTGGAGCAATTTAAAAAGGTTCAAATCAACATTCCTTTACTTGATGCTATAGCACAAATTCCATCATACGCAAAGTTTTTGAAGGGTCTCTGCACAAACAAGAGGAAGTTTACAGATCATGAGCAGATTGAGCTTACCAATTGTTCCAGCGAGGTTTTGATTATGAAGATGCCTCCAAAATTACAAGATCCAGGGAGTTTTACTATCCCATGTGTTATTG TGACTTATCCCAAGGGCCTTGTTGAGGACGTTTTGATCAAAGTCGACCAATTCATCTTGCCAGCGGATTTCCTTGTGCTTGATATGAAGGAAGACCAAAACATTCCTATCTTACTTGGTCGTCCTTTCCTTGCAACCGCTGGCGCTTTAATTGATGTCAAAGCAGGCACACTCAAGCTGCGAGTTCAAGGAGAATCCATAGAATTCAAGATGTTTGAAGCACTTAAGTTACCAGCCGATGTAGAGGAGTGCAGCAACATTGAGCTTATTGCTCCGATTGTCAATGCCAACTTCTTGGAGAATGTTTCGGCAGATTTGTTGAAGACATGTATTGAATATCCAGAGTTCAATATGAAAGGAGAAGCAGCCATGGACGTAATTGCAGCTCTGAATTCGTCCCCCATTCATGCACCAAGATGGCAGCAAGCATGGGAACCTTTAGGACCAGCGTTACCTCATATATTGCCTTCCATTGAGCAAGCTCCTGCACTGGAACTTAAGTTGTTGCCTGAGCACTTAAAGTATGTTTTTCTTGGTGAATCCAAGACGCTTCCAGTGATCATTGCAGCTGACCTAAGTAATTATGAAGAGGAGCAGCTGTTACAAGTGTTAAAAGAGTATAAAAcggtttgtttgtaccatacttga
- the LOC126609324 gene encoding uncharacterized protein LOC126609324 has product MIETRSSEGQLVEFEPEIEQKLKQIRKERREQREEKTKEKNKQEEMAANGNNGDAPRTIPDFSMPQFSSRQSCIVYPELDATSSYEIKDYVINMLPKFSGDENQDASEHVDNFLDIYGTQNIKGVSDEFIRLKLFPFSLTGDARTWFKTLPARSITSWTQLSSKFIQKFYTQSRTQRLRDHIFHFRQNKGEPLFQAWQRFKALIISCPHHQFLPWQLILYFYQHLSDECRHRLDAAADGNILGKEPDQATTIIENVVANSSQWDSRELTRNSAYEVSSSNEVAVLSRKLDAVVTMLSRNAEPCGICATQTHPTHLCPQSGTCPEVEVANQVNAFNRQRNDPFSNTYNPGWREHPNLAWKNNFNQGSKPWQQGAAPIETKKPSWEEAFAQMAQANSQVSQVLQALQQGQQVNSQAISKLEA; this is encoded by the coding sequence ATGATTGAAACTCGTTCCTCAGAAGGGCAGCTTGTAGAATTTGAACCAGAGATTGAACAAAAACTCAAGCAAATTCGCAAGGAACGAAGAGAacagagagaagagaagacTAAGGAGAAGAACAAACAGGAAGAGATGGCTGCAAACGGCAATAACGGTGATGCGCCCCGAACTATTCCAGATTTCTCTATGCCGCAATTTTCTTCTAGACAATCATGCATAGTTTATCCTGAACTTGATGCTACTTCTTCTTATGAGATTAAGGATTATGTCATTAACATGTTGCCCAAGTTTTCTGGTGATGAGAATCAAGATGCTAGTGAACATGTAGATAACTTTCTGGATATTTATGGGACACAAAATATTAAAGGTGTCTCCGATGAGTTCATTCGCCTAAAGCTTTTCCCGTTTTCTCTCACGGGTGATGCTAGAACTTGGTTCAAAACTCTGCCAGCGAGATCAATTACCTCTTGGACTCAACTTTCTAGTAAGTTTATTCAAAAGTTTTACACTCAGTCTAGAACTCAGAGGTTGAGGGATCACATATTTCACTTTAGGCAAAACAAGGGAGAACCACTCTTTCAAGCATGGCAGAGATTTAAAGCTTTGATAATTAGTTGTCCACACCATCAGTTTTTACCATGGCAACTAATTTTATACTTCTACCAACATTTGAGTGATGAATGTCGACATAGATTGGATGCTGCAGCGGATGGAAATATACTGGGTAAAGAACCAGATCAAGCTACTACTATCATTGAGAATGTTGTTGCAAATTCATCTCAATGGGATAGTAGAGAGTTAACTCGGAATTCTGCATATGAAGTAAGTTCATCTAATGAGGTGGCTGTACTATCAAGGAAATTAGATGCAGTGGTGACTATGTTATCCAGGAATGCAGAACCGTGTGGGATTTGTGCTACTCAGACTCATCCTACTCATCTTTGTCCACAAAGTGGTACTTGTCCAGAAGTTGAAGTGGCTAATCAAGTCAATGCGTTTAATCGTCAACGAAACGACCCCTTCTCAAATACTTATAATCCTGGGTGGAGAGAGCATCCTAATTTAGCTTGGAAGAATAATTTTAACCAAGGATCCAAGCCATGGCAACAAGGAGCAGCACCTATAGAAACCAAGAAACCGTCTTGGGAAGAAGCTTTTGCTCAAATGGCTCAAGCTAATTCGCAAGTTTCGCAGGTTTTGCAAGCTCTCCAGCAAGGGCAGCAAGTTAATAGTCAAGCCATCAGCAAATTGGAAGCATAA